ACAGATTATCTTTTTGATCAGGAGCGGGCATTTGCAACACCAGTGGCTCAATTTTATGCTGGAGCGAGTACGTATGGAAGTCCTTGACAACGCCGATCACCCGTGCTTCAACGGTTTGATCTTTGCCCAGGAAATACTTGACTCGCTTACCCACCGGATGCTGCCACCCCAGCGTTTTGGCCAGGGTTTCATTCACAAGCACCGCGCCAAACCCATCACTGATCGACTCGGTAAAGTTGCGACCGTCCAATAGTTTGATTTGCATTGTATTCAGGTAATCGGCATCGACCTGGAACGTTTGAACGACCTGCGTGCTCGTTGGCATGATACCATTTTGCTCGAAAAACATGCCATTGGTGCCGATGTTGTTGTTGCCAATCGGATTGGTGGCGGCCGATACCTGCTCAATCAGCGGACTTTTTCGCAGCTCTTCTTTCAACGATTGAATCTGTTTGCGGACGCCCTGATTATCCAGATGGAAGGTTAATACTTGGTCTTTATTGAAGCCCAGGTCTTTATGCAAAAAATAACCCATCTGACGGTAAATAACCCACGAACAGGTAATCAGGACAACAGCCGCAACGAACTGAAACACAACCAGTGCTTCGCGGAATCGGCTGCCGCCGAGTTTCGTCCCCAGCCGTCCATTGAGAGCTATTACCGGCCGGAAGCCGGAAAGAAGAAATGCCGGATAAAGACCACTGCCAACGCCCAGCAAAACGGTAAATGCCATCAGCACCAGACCCGTAGCCACAGGGCCATATTGACTTAACGTCAGCGATTTGCCTGCCAGGTCATTGAACAGAGGTAAGGCTGACTTGGCTACTATTAGTCCGACCAGACTAGCTAGAAATGCCATCAGCATCGACTCGGTCAGGAACTGGCTTATCAACTGACCACGACGGGAGCCAATTGCTTTCCGAACGCCTACTTCGCGGGTACGGGCAATAGATCGGGCGGTGTAGAGGTTGACATAGTTGATACCGGCAATCAGTAAAATCAGGGCAGCCACCACGGCAAAGGTATAAATGGTGGTACTGTTGCCGTTTGGACTAAGTTCGTAATCCAGGTGCGAATGCAGGTGAATGGAGGTTATGGGCTGTAACTCCATCCGGTAGGTTACGTCGCCCATTTCCCGTTTAAGGTATTTGGGGAAGAACGAAGCCAGTTTAGGTTCCAGCGTTTTGTAATCGCTGCCTTTGGCTAGCAGCAAGTAGGTATACAGCTCAAAATTCTGCCAGCCGTTGGTATAATTGTCGGGTAGCGAACGCAGGGCACTGAATTGTAAATGTGAGTTGGACGGAGTATCCTCGATCACCCCTGTCACCTTGTTGGGAAAGTGGTTGCTGAATTCAATTGTCTGTCCAACGGCTTTAGCGGCATCGCCAAACAGTTTTTCGGCCAGGCTTTTGGTCAGAACGATACTTTGCGGCTGCGTGAGGGCGCTGGCTGGATCGCCGTATAGAAACGGGAAGGAGAAAACGTCGAAGACCGTTTTATCGGCAAACATGATGTCGCCAACGTCCAGTTTTTTATCCTTGTACGTGATCTGTCCACCTCCTTCGGGATGAATGCGTACGGTTTTTTCAATGTCAGGGTATTCGGCCTTTAGCGCGTCGGCAAAAGGGGCAGATGTAGGTGCCAACTGGAGGTTACCACCGGGCCAGTTCGCATAGTGAACGACCCGAACAATCCGGTCGGCATGGGTATGAAAACGGTCGTAGCTGAGTTCGTGAATGATGTACAGGCTCATCAGCCCGACAGCCGCCAGACCAATCCCCATGCCTACAACGTTGAGACTACTAAACAGGCGGTTTTTCCAAAGATTCCGCAGTGCGATTTTGAGGTAGTTTCTGATCATGACCGGCGTTTAGTGTTAAGATACTACGCCTACAACAAATACACGACCAAATCTTTTTATTAGAGTTATGCTATTGACTGTCAGTGGTATAACTTGTTGGATATTGAACATCTTTGTCCGCAAACGGACGCCCAGTTGTCATTTACGGACAGGCGGCCCGGCGGGATTTAGCTGATTTGACTGATCGACCCTGATTTTCTAACAGCATTCAAAGAAGGTGGTCAGTCAAATCACGAAGCTGTTTAAACTTTCCTGCTTAGAACAGAAATTGGAGTGTTTTGTCATGCTGACGAAGGAAGCATCTTCGGTAACAGCATTCTTATAGCTATCGAAGATGCTTCCTTCGTCAGCATGACAAAAACGCCCCTGTTTGGGCTCCATCTGTAAAAATTTAAACAGCTTCCACATAAACCCCGGTTCAGACTACTCGCTGCGCAAGCTTTTCACCGGATTGGTTATGGCGGCTTTTACGCTTTGGTAAATAACCGTTGCCCAGCAAATCAGGAGGGTAAGCACGCAGGCAGCTATAAATACCCAAACGCCGATGTCGGTTTTGTACGGGAAATTCTGCAACCATTTATACATCGAATACCAGGCTATGGGTATCGCGATGGGAAACGAGAAGAGCACCAGTTTCGTGAAGTCTTTCGATAGCAGCACCACCACACTCGACACCGATGCGCCCAGCACCTTCCGAACGCCAATTTCTTTGACCCGCTGCTCGGTGGTAAAGGTCGCCAGGCCAAACAGCCCCAGACAGGCAATCAGGATAGTCAGCGCTGAAAAAGCAGTGAAGATGCGACCCCGTAGCTCATCGGCCTCATAGGCCGACGCAAAGTCCTGATCCAGAAAGCGGTATTCAAACAACTTGTCGGGGTAGGTTTCGCGCCATGTCTTGCCGATGAAAGCCAGCGTTTGTTCCACGTTCTGGGGCTGTATTTTGATGTGAATCACAGGATTGGCACGCCGACAAAGGATAATCAGCGGCTCAATCGGATTGTAGAGCGACTGCTGATGGAAGTCTTTGACAACGCCGATTACCTGTGCTGTTGGCGGGCTTGGCTGACCATTTTGCGGTAGACCGCCCAGAATCACTTTTTTGCCCAGCGGTTCTTTCCAGCCCATGCGTTGTACGGCTGCCTGATTGACAATGACGGAGTTGAGCGTATCGGCGGGAATTTTATCGGAAAAATCACGCCCCTGTACAACGTTCATCCCCATCGTTCGGAGGTAATCGTAATCGACCTGCATCGGTTTGAAGCCCATCTCTTTCAGGCCGGTATTCGACTCGACGGTGAAAATGACCCGGCCGCCAATATTGCTGGTGGGTGAGGAGGCTGAAGCTACTTCCCGAATGTTTGGATTGGCTAGCAGACTATTGCGCAAGGAATAAAAACGCTCGCGGGGTTGCCGGTCCTGGTAGTTGACGGTCAGCACCTGCTCGCGGTCGTACCCCATGTCATGATTGCGCATGAAGTTCAGTTGCTTATACACAATCCAGGTGCAGATGAGCATGATGAGCGAGATGGAAAACTGCGCAACAACCAACGCTTTTCGGAAGAAACTACCGCCTTTGGCATTGAACGACCCTTTGAGCACCGCTGCCGGTTCGAAAGCTGATAGATAGAATGCTGGATAACTACCGCTGATGAAGCCTGTAAACACGACAATGGACAAGGCTATCAACAGAAACTGTGGTCGGAGTAATTCGACAAAATGGATGTCTTTACCCGAAACGCTATTGAAAAAGGGGAGCAGAATCAAGACCAGAATCAGGCTGGATACCAACGCCAGTACCGTCATCAGAACGGATTCGGTCAGGAATTGAGCCATTAGTCGGCTTCGCAACGAGCCCATCACTTTTCGAAGACCAACTTCTTTAGCCCGCTTGGCTGAACGGGCCGTTGCCAGATTCATGTAGTTTATACTCGCAATCAGGAGCATAAAAAAAGCAACCGCACTGAACGTATAGACGTACCCGATATTGCCGTTCGATTCACCTTCCATGTTCGAATACAGGTGGATACTCGTCAGCGGTTGGAGTTCGTAAGTAACTTTGATGCCCATCCGTTTGAAGATAGGGCCGATGTATTTATCGTACACCTGCGGAAACTTACTGACCAGTATATTGGTGTCGAAATGCTCGGGCAACACGAGGTAGCTATAGATGTAAAAACCGCCCCAAACCGTAGCCGCCTGCCGTTCGTCCCGGCCTGTCGATAGCAGAGCGTTGAAGGTAAAGTGGGAGTTTTTGGGAATGTCTTCCAGTACGCCCGTTACTTTGTAGAAGGTTGTATCATTGGTTTGTAACGACTGCCCCAGTGCGCTATTCGAACCGAAAAATTTCTGAGCAGCTGTCTCCGTCAGGACCACACTACCCGGCTGATTGAGTGCTGTTTTGGGATCGCCTTCTACAAATTTGTAGCTGAATACGTCGAACACCGTAGAGTCGGCCGAATAGACGTTTTCCTCATAAAATCGTTTCTCCCCCTGCCGAAACAGCATCCGACCATAGGGAAAGAACCGCACGTAGTTTTTTACGAACGGGTAATCTTTTTTCAGCGTGGGCGCCAGCGCCGGTTGGGTACTGCTCCAGCGGTTCACTTTATCCGGCTCGGTAATGTGTGAAACGATGCGGTAAATCTGCGAAGCCTTGGCCTGATACCGATCGTAGCTAAGCTCGTCGGTCACGTAGAGCAGTAGAAGTAATCCACAGGTGACCCCAATGGTCAGACCCAGAATGTTGATCAGGCTGTAAAACTTGTCTTTGCGCAAGTTCCGCCAGGCGATTTTCAGATAATTAAGGAGCATAGGAGTAAGGGGAAAGGAGCAGGGAGCAAGGAGTCGGGAGCGAGGAGTTGGGAGTAGTAATGGAGGACGTACTCCCTACTCCCAGCCCCTCGCTCCATGCACCTTGCCCCTCGCCCCAAGCTATTCACTCCGCAAAGACGTAACCGGATTCCTAAACGCTGCTTTCAGGCTCTGAAAACTTACGGTGATGAGAGCAATGCCAATGACAAGAAGTCCGGCGAGGAAGAACATGCCCCAGGGAAGATCGATACGATAGGCGAATCCGTCCAGCCATGTACGGACACCCCACCAGGCCAGGGGCGACGCAATGAGGATGGCTATTAAGATGAGCGCCAGAAAATCTTTTGAGAGCAGGGTGACAATACTGACGACAGATGCCCCTAAAACCTTGCGAATACCAATTTCTTTGGTACGACGTTCGGCCGTGAAGGTAACCAGGCCAAATAGTCCCAGGCAGCTAATAAAGACAGCTATCCCCGTTGCCAGTGAAATGAGTTTGCCCAGGTCGCGTTCGGTGCCGTAGAGTTCAGCTATCGATTCGTCAACGAATTTGGGCTCAAAGGTCTCATCTGGATACGTACCGTCCCAGAGGGCTTTGACCTGAGCCAGCGTCTGATCGAACGAAGTGGCTCCGGTCCGTCTGAAGCGTACATTAAAGATATGCAGGTTCTCTTTCTGGCTCATCAGGGCTGTAGGCTGGATGGGGTTATGTAGCGAACGGTGGTTGAAATTTCGGACGACACCCACAATGGGCATTTTGCCCAGCATCTTGCCAATGGCCTGCGAGGGCTTTTGATACCCCATATACCGGGCCAGGGTTTCGTTGATGACAAACTCATTAGCCGTATCGCTTGCCATCAGATTTCGACCCGCCAACAGCTTTAGTCCATATAGCGCGATAAAGCTAGTATCCACTTCCTTTCGGTATACATTCACCTCCGATTTGCCCTTTTTACCTGTGTATTCCAGTGTGGAGGTCGAATACCCACCCGAGAGGGGAGTCTGATTGGCCAGACTTACCCGTTCGACACCCACCAGTTTACGAATTCGGTCGGCCAGCGTAAACCGAACATCGTGGTGATCGCCATTAAAAAACGAGCTGGTTGGTGTGTGAAACGTAACGATAGCTTCGCGCTGAAACCCCTGGTCGGCGTTGATCATAAACCGGAGTTGCTGCCCCACCAGCAATGCGCCGATGATAAACACCTGCGCTACGGTAAACTGTCCGACAATCAGCCCCTTTCGCAAAAGTGCATTGCCCGTTGTCAGCCCCGTCTGCTTCCGCAATGTAACGACTGGTGACAAACGGGCCAGCAGTGTACCCGGATAAAAACCGGCCAGTAAGGCCGTAAAAATGGCTACGCCCAGCAGAAAGAGGTACAGACTCGGTCGGGTGTAATCAAGAACCACACCTTTCGGGACTAGTTCACCCAGATAGGCTATCGCTCCCTGCGAGAATAGCATAGCCAGACTTGACGCCAGCAAGGTAAGCAACAGGGTTTCGCCCAGAAACTGCGCCATCAACTGGCTCCGTTCGCTACCCAGCGATTTACGAATACCGATTTCCTTCGCCCGTTGTGTCGATTGGGCCGTGGCCAGATTGATGAAGTTGATACAGGCCAGTAGCAGCAGAAAGCCACCCACTAAGCCCAGGGTGAGTAAGGTTGGTTTATGGGCAATGTGATGGCCGCTGGCATAATCGGCGTTGAAATGAATGTCGGACAACGGTTGGAGCAACAGCCAGCGGTCGCCCGATTCTTCACTGGGTGGTACGTTGGCCGCTACCA
This window of the Spirosoma aerolatum genome carries:
- a CDS encoding ABC transporter permease → MIRNYLKIALRNLWKNRLFSSLNVVGMGIGLAAVGLMSLYIIHELSYDRFHTHADRIVRVVHYANWPGGNLQLAPTSAPFADALKAEYPDIEKTVRIHPEGGGQITYKDKKLDVGDIMFADKTVFDVFSFPFLYGDPASALTQPQSIVLTKSLAEKLFGDAAKAVGQTIEFSNHFPNKVTGVIEDTPSNSHLQFSALRSLPDNYTNGWQNFELYTYLLLAKGSDYKTLEPKLASFFPKYLKREMGDVTYRMELQPITSIHLHSHLDYELSPNGNSTTIYTFAVVAALILLIAGINYVNLYTARSIARTREVGVRKAIGSRRGQLISQFLTESMLMAFLASLVGLIVAKSALPLFNDLAGKSLTLSQYGPVATGLVLMAFTVLLGVGSGLYPAFLLSGFRPVIALNGRLGTKLGGSRFREALVVFQFVAAVVLITCSWVIYRQMGYFLHKDLGFNKDQVLTFHLDNQGVRKQIQSLKEELRKSPLIEQVSAATNPIGNNNIGTNGMFFEQNGIMPTSTQVVQTFQVDADYLNTMQIKLLDGRNFTESISDGFGAVLVNETLAKTLGWQHPVGKRVKYFLGKDQTVEARVIGVVKDFHTYSLQHKIEPLVLQMPAPDQKDNLYVRIRPAKTTEALAYIQSVYQKFDPDAELSFHFLDENFSQQYQAEQKQGHVLLTFTILAVLIACMGLFGLAAFAAEARTKEIGVRKVLGASVASIVALLSKDFLKLVLIAIVVATPVAWYIANQWLQSFAYKIELAWWFFLLAGLIATVIALATVSFQSIKAALMNPVKSLKTE
- a CDS encoding FtsX-like permease family protein, with the translated sequence MLLNYVKIAIRNLSRNRLTTLLNVAGLSVGIASCLVIYLIVQFELGFDKRLPDREQVYRLVSKFKFGDDFYYNSGLSAPIPEAVRTKLAGVRTVAPFHAGSFQVVDIPRQGAEPLQVRAEKNEREWMVSTNEAFFEILPREWLAGSPKTSLSKPGQVVLTEKQAQLYFGNASPALVGRQLIGKQYKDTLMLTVSGLIKDLETPSDFDYQAFVSLATQTTSKKRRDNLGFEQWNNTNSSSQCLLKLAPGTDPKRFGEQVTKLVAANVPPSEESGDRWLLLQPLSDIHFNADYASGHHIAHKPTLLTLGLVGGFLLLLACINFINLATAQSTQRAKEIGIRKSLGSERSQLMAQFLGETLLLTLLASSLAMLFSQGAIAYLGELVPKGVVLDYTRPSLYLFLLGVAIFTALLAGFYPGTLLARLSPVVTLRKQTGLTTGNALLRKGLIVGQFTVAQVFIIGALLVGQQLRFMINADQGFQREAIVTFHTPTSSFFNGDHHDVRFTLADRIRKLVGVERVSLANQTPLSGGYSTSTLEYTGKKGKSEVNVYRKEVDTSFIALYGLKLLAGRNLMASDTANEFVINETLARYMGYQKPSQAIGKMLGKMPIVGVVRNFNHRSLHNPIQPTALMSQKENLHIFNVRFRRTGATSFDQTLAQVKALWDGTYPDETFEPKFVDESIAELYGTERDLGKLISLATGIAVFISCLGLFGLVTFTAERRTKEIGIRKVLGASVVSIVTLLSKDFLALILIAILIASPLAWWGVRTWLDGFAYRIDLPWGMFFLAGLLVIGIALITVSFQSLKAAFRNPVTSLRSE
- a CDS encoding ABC transporter permease: MLLNYLKIAWRNLRKDKFYSLINILGLTIGVTCGLLLLLYVTDELSYDRYQAKASQIYRIVSHITEPDKVNRWSSTQPALAPTLKKDYPFVKNYVRFFPYGRMLFRQGEKRFYEENVYSADSTVFDVFSYKFVEGDPKTALNQPGSVVLTETAAQKFFGSNSALGQSLQTNDTTFYKVTGVLEDIPKNSHFTFNALLSTGRDERQAATVWGGFYIYSYLVLPEHFDTNILVSKFPQVYDKYIGPIFKRMGIKVTYELQPLTSIHLYSNMEGESNGNIGYVYTFSAVAFFMLLIASINYMNLATARSAKRAKEVGLRKVMGSLRSRLMAQFLTESVLMTVLALVSSLILVLILLPFFNSVSGKDIHFVELLRPQFLLIALSIVVFTGFISGSYPAFYLSAFEPAAVLKGSFNAKGGSFFRKALVVAQFSISLIMLICTWIVYKQLNFMRNHDMGYDREQVLTVNYQDRQPRERFYSLRNSLLANPNIREVASASSPTSNIGGRVIFTVESNTGLKEMGFKPMQVDYDYLRTMGMNVVQGRDFSDKIPADTLNSVIVNQAAVQRMGWKEPLGKKVILGGLPQNGQPSPPTAQVIGVVKDFHQQSLYNPIEPLIILCRRANPVIHIKIQPQNVEQTLAFIGKTWRETYPDKLFEYRFLDQDFASAYEADELRGRIFTAFSALTILIACLGLFGLATFTTEQRVKEIGVRKVLGASVSSVVVLLSKDFTKLVLFSFPIAIPIAWYSMYKWLQNFPYKTDIGVWVFIAACVLTLLICWATVIYQSVKAAITNPVKSLRSE